The Panicum hallii strain FIL2 chromosome 9, PHallii_v3.1, whole genome shotgun sequence genome has a window encoding:
- the LOC112875951 gene encoding arginine/serine-rich coiled-coil protein 2 isoform X1, which translates to MNSKRRRSHSPVEYKEGCDKDYETSGRKDNSRDLEESKDTRLGRGHDSGRHTDRHSFGTSRDSKRHDDYRRYHDMYSDDYGRSHTRASRSDRESRTDTYYDRSKRDYTSGRSRGDQRDIDSRYGEKSVSRDQRSINERKQDSPRAYQRNDIGEYNKYTDARKQEYRGYGDDRDHCRVVDKNKETIKEDEVLKKRDGKEIEKEALVETREKRRSLFSSTGTNTDNPDDAKLSSVTNEALDNSAASLDDGANAAKVAAMKAAELVNRNIAAFGAGTGRLSTDQKKKLLWGNKKSNTSEETSNRWDLNLFSDRERQEKFNKLMSLRMPWWLWLIAGCEEQCPGSGEKGSEHGRELRRSQEAGGARHQPREALYSRTTPKRWEDRWSWPLGNSACKCYGVGKFESLLCIILMACLSRHADG; encoded by the exons ATGAATTCTAAGCGTAGGAGGAGTCATAGTCCAGTTGAATACAAGGAAGGTTGTGATAAAGATTATGAGACTTCAGGAAGGAAGGATAACTCAAGAGATCTAGAAGAGTCAAAAGATACTAGATTAGGAAGAGGTCATGATTCGGGTAGGCACACTGATAGGCATTCCTTTGGAACATCGCGTGACTCAAAGAGGCATGATGACTATAGGAGGTACCATGATATGTACAGTGATGATTATGGTAGGAGCCATACAAGAGCCTCTCGGTCAGATCGTGAATCAAGGACTGATACCTATTATGATCGCTCAAAGCGTGACTACACGTCTGGTAGATCACGTGGTGACCAGCGAGATATTGACAGTAGGTATGGAGAGAAATCTGTCAGTCGAGATCAGAGGAGTATAAATGAAAGAAAGCAAGACTCCCCTCGTGCGTATCAAAGGAATGATATTGGAGAGTACAACAAATATACAGATGCAAGAAAACAAGAGTACAGAGGTTATGGAGACGACAGAGATCATTGCAGGGTTGTTGATAAGAACAAGGAAACCATTAAGGAGGATGAAGTCCTGAAGAAGAGAGATGGAAAGGAAATTGAGAAAGAAGCTTTGGTGGAAACTAGGGAGAAGAGAAGAAGTCTGTTCAGTTCAACTGGGACAAATACTGATAACCCAGATG ATGCCAAACTATCCTCAGTCACAAATGAAGCCTTGGATAACTCTGCAGCAAGCTTAGATGATGGTGCAAATGCAGCTAAAGTTGCAGCTATGAAAGCCGCCGAATTAG TGAATAGGAATATTGCTGCATTTGGTGCCGGAACTGGGCGCCTATCCACTGATCAGAAGAAAAAGCTTCTTTGGGGCAACAAAAAGAGTAATACTTCAGAGGAG ACAAGTAATCGCTGGGACTTAAATTTGTTTTCTGATCGTGAACGCCAAGAGAAATTTAACAAACTCATG AGTCTGAGGATGCCTTGGTGGCTATGGCTTATTGCAGGGTGTGAAGAACAGTGCCCCGGTTCAGGAGAAAAAGGTTCAGAACATGGACGGGAGCTCAGACGAAGCCAAGAAGCTGGAGGAGCTCGACACCAACCTCGAGAAGCATTATATAGCAGGACTACGCCGAAGAGATGGGAGGACCGTTGGTCTTGGCCTCTAGGGAACTCTGCTTGCAAATGCTATGGAGTCGGAAAATTCGAAAGCCTGCTATGTATAATTTTGATGGCATGTTTATCCAGGCACGCAGACGGTTAA
- the LOC112875951 gene encoding arginine/serine-rich coiled-coil protein 2 isoform X2 has translation MNSKRRRSHSPVEYKEGCDKDYETSGRKDNSRDLEESKDTRLGRGHDSGRHTDRHSFGTSRDSKRHDDYRRYHDMYSDDYGRSHTRASRSDRESRTDTYYDRSKRDYTSGRSRGDQRDIDSRYGEKSVSRDQRSINERKQDSPRAYQRNDIGEYNKYTDARKQEYRGYGDDRDHCRVVDKNKETIKEDEVLKKRDGKEIEKEALVETREKRRSLFSSTGTNTDNPDDAKLSSVTNEALDNSAASLDDGANAAKVAAMKAAELVNRNIAAFGAGTGRLSTDQKKKLLWGNKKSNTSEETSNRWDLNLFSDRERQEKFNKLMGVKNSAPVQEKKVQNMDGSSDEAKKLEELDTNLEKHYIAGLRRRDGRTVGLGL, from the exons ATGAATTCTAAGCGTAGGAGGAGTCATAGTCCAGTTGAATACAAGGAAGGTTGTGATAAAGATTATGAGACTTCAGGAAGGAAGGATAACTCAAGAGATCTAGAAGAGTCAAAAGATACTAGATTAGGAAGAGGTCATGATTCGGGTAGGCACACTGATAGGCATTCCTTTGGAACATCGCGTGACTCAAAGAGGCATGATGACTATAGGAGGTACCATGATATGTACAGTGATGATTATGGTAGGAGCCATACAAGAGCCTCTCGGTCAGATCGTGAATCAAGGACTGATACCTATTATGATCGCTCAAAGCGTGACTACACGTCTGGTAGATCACGTGGTGACCAGCGAGATATTGACAGTAGGTATGGAGAGAAATCTGTCAGTCGAGATCAGAGGAGTATAAATGAAAGAAAGCAAGACTCCCCTCGTGCGTATCAAAGGAATGATATTGGAGAGTACAACAAATATACAGATGCAAGAAAACAAGAGTACAGAGGTTATGGAGACGACAGAGATCATTGCAGGGTTGTTGATAAGAACAAGGAAACCATTAAGGAGGATGAAGTCCTGAAGAAGAGAGATGGAAAGGAAATTGAGAAAGAAGCTTTGGTGGAAACTAGGGAGAAGAGAAGAAGTCTGTTCAGTTCAACTGGGACAAATACTGATAACCCAGATG ATGCCAAACTATCCTCAGTCACAAATGAAGCCTTGGATAACTCTGCAGCAAGCTTAGATGATGGTGCAAATGCAGCTAAAGTTGCAGCTATGAAAGCCGCCGAATTAG TGAATAGGAATATTGCTGCATTTGGTGCCGGAACTGGGCGCCTATCCACTGATCAGAAGAAAAAGCTTCTTTGGGGCAACAAAAAGAGTAATACTTCAGAGGAG ACAAGTAATCGCTGGGACTTAAATTTGTTTTCTGATCGTGAACGCCAAGAGAAATTTAACAAACTCATG GGTGTGAAGAACAGTGCCCCGGTTCAGGAGAAAAAGGTTCAGAACATGGACGGGAGCTCAGACGAAGCCAAGAAGCTGGAGGAGCTCGACACCAACCTCGAGAAGCATTATATAGCAGGACTACGCCGAAGAGATGGGAGGACCGTTGGTCTTGGCCTCTAG